A single Kryptolebias marmoratus isolate JLee-2015 linkage group LG16, ASM164957v2, whole genome shotgun sequence DNA region contains:
- the atp2c1 gene encoding calcium-transporting ATPase type 2C member 1 isoform X1, whose product MKLTWWTLLSAGGKLLGGISRKMLKKRKLLLSESQPCSEDENMVPVLTSRKASELPVNEAACVLQADLQQGLTQEEVDRRRTYHGWNEFDISEEEPLWKKYILQFKDPLILLLLASAVISIIMHQFDDAISITVAIIIVVTVAFVQEYRSEKSLEELGKLVPPECHCIRDGHLEHLLARELVPGDTVCLSVGERVPADLRLFEASDLSVDESSLTGETTPSSKSTSHQPAATNGDIASRNNIAFMGTLVRCGKAKGIVIGTGEDSEFGEIFKMMQAEDAPKTPLQKSMDLLGKQLSLYSFCIIGVIMLMGWLQGKRILDMFTISVSLAVAAIPEGLPIVVTVTLALGVMRMVKKRAIVKKLPIVETLGCCNVICSDKTGTLTKNEMTVTQIFTSDGLHAEVTGVGYNGVGEVLLEGEVVHGFSCPSISKIVEVGCVCNDSVIRNHNLLGRPTEGALIALAMKMGLESVQQEYVRVEEHPFSSEQKWMALRCVHRTQQDKAGVYFLKGAYEQVIRFCSSYNSRGATLPLNHQQRELYQQQISYMGTSGLRVLAFASGPQMGNLTFLGLVGIIDPPREGVREAVGTLIGSGVAVKMITGDSQETAVSIASRLGLYSKGCRCLSGEEVDHLDLQELSAIVPRISVFYRASPRHKLKIVKSLQNLGAVVAMTGDGVNDAVALKAADIGVAMGQTGTDVCKEAADMILVDDDFQTIMSAIEEGKGIYNNIKNFVRFQLSTSIAALTLISLATLMNFPNPLNAMQILWINIIMDGPPAQSLGVEPVDRDVIRKPPRNVKDSIITRSLIVKVLVSAFIIVCGTLFVFWRELQDNVITPRDTTMTFTCFVFFDMFNALSSRSQTRMVHEMGLCSNRTFCFAVLASIMGQLLVIYFPPLQSIFQTESLSILDLLFLVTLTSSVCVVSEVIKKVERLRGTERRPPSDSSLDV is encoded by the exons CTGTCTGAGAGCCAGCCCTGCAGTGAAGATGAGAACATGGTCCCGGTACTAACGTCCAGAAAAGCCAGTGAACTCCCGGTTAACGAAGCCGCGTGTGTCCTGCAG GCTGACCTGCAGCAGGGTTTGACCCAGGAGGAGGTGGACCGGAGGAGGACCTACCACGGCTGGAACGAGTTCGACATCAGCGAGGAGGAGCCGCTATGGAAGAAATACATCTTACAG ttcAAAGATCCTctcatcctgctgctgctggcctcGGCCGTCATCAGCATCATCATGCACCAGTTCGATGACGCCATCAGCATCACAGTG GCCATCATCATCGTGGTGACTGTCGCCTTCGTTCAG GAGTATCGCTCAGAGAAGTCTTTAGAGGAGCTCGGGAAGCTGGTTCCTCCAGAATGTCACTG CATCAGGGACGGACACCTGGAGCACCTGCTGGCGCGGGAGCTGGTTCCTGGAGACACCGTCTGCCTGTCAGTGGGGGAGCGGGTTCCTGCAGACCTCCGTCTCTTTGAG GCCAGCGACCTCTCTGTGGACGAGTCCAGTTTGACGGGGGAGACGACCCCCAGCTCCAAATCCACGTCCCACCAGCCAGCTGCCACCAACGGAGACATCGCGTCCCGCAACAACATCGCCTTCATGGGGACGCTGGTCCGCTGCGGCAAAGCCAAG GGCATCGTCATCGGAACCGGAGAGGACTCCGAGTTTGGGGAGATTTTCAAGATGATGCAAGCTGAAGAC gctCCTAAAACTCCTCTGCAGAAGAGCATGGACCTGCTGGGGAAGCAGCTATCTCTTTACTCCTTCTGCATCATAG gGGTCATCATGCTGATGGGATGGCTGCAGGGGAAGAGGATCCTGGACATGTTCACCATCAGCGTCAG TTTGGCGGTCGCTGCCATCCCAGAGGGGCTACCCATCGTGGTGACGGTGACGCTGGCGCTCGGTGTAATGCGTATGGTGAAGAAGAGGGCCATCGTCAAGAAGCTCCCCATCGTAGAAACTCTGG GCTGCTGTAATGTGATCTGTTCAGACAAAACAGGAACTCTGACCAAGAACGAGATGACGGTCACTCAGATTTTCACATCAGATGGATTACACGCCGAG GTAACGGGCGTCGGCTACAATGGAGTTGGAGAAGTTCTGCTGGAGGGAGAGGTCGTCCACGGCTTCTCCTGCCCGTCGATCAGTAAAATCGTGGAG GTCGGCTGCGTGTGCAACGACTCAGTCATCCGGAACCACAACCTGCTGGGACGTCCCACTGAGGGCGCGCTCATCGCCCTGGCCATGAAG ATGGGCCTGGAGAGCGTGCAGCAGGAGTACGTCCGTGTGGAGGAGCATCCCTTCTCCTCGGAGCAGAAGTGGATGGCTCTCCGCTGTGTTCATCGAACTCAGCAG GATAAAGCCGGAGTTTACTTCCTGAAGGGAGCGTACGAACAGGTGATCCGGTTCTGCAGCTCCTACAACAGCAGAGGAGCCACACTTCCTCTGAAccaccagcagagggagctCTACCAGCAGCAGATCAGCTACATGGGAACCTCTGGACTCAGAG TTCTGGCGTTCGCTTCGGGGCCTCAGATGGGGAACCTGACCTTCCTGGGTCTGGTGGGCATCATCGACCCCCCCAGGGAAGGGGTCAGAGAGGCCGTCGGGACGCTCATCGGCTCCGGCGTCGCCGTCAAGATGATCACCGGAGACTCTCAGGAGACGGCCGTGTCCATCG CCAGCCGGCTGGGTCTTTACTCCAAAGGATGTCGGTGTTTGTCAGGAGAAGAAGTGGACCATCTGGACCTGCAGGAGCTCTCAGCCATCGTCCCCAGA ATATCCGTGTTTTACCGAGCCAGCCCCAGACACAAGCTGAAGATCGTCAAG TCGCTCCAGAACCTCGGCGCCGTGGTGGCCATGACGGGGGACGGTGTAAACGACGCCGTGGCTCTGAAAGCAGCTGACATCGGCGTGGCGATGGGTCAGACGGGCACCGACGTCTGCAAGGAGGCGGCCGACATGATCCTGGTGGACGACGACTTCCAGACCATCAT GTCGGCCATCGAGGAAGGAAAAGGAATCTACAACAACATCAAAAACTTTGTGCGCTTCCAGCTGAGCAC GAGCATCGCGGCGCTGACGCTCATCTCCCTGGCAACGCTGATGAACTTCCCCAACCCGCTGAATGCCATGCAGATCCTGTGGATCAACATCATCATGGACGGCCCGCCGGCTCAGAG TTTGGGGGTGGAGCCTGTGGACAGAGACGTCATCAGGAAGCCTCCTCGTAACGTGAAGGACAGCATCATCACCCGCAGTCTGATCGTTAAAGTCCTGGTGTCGGCCTTCATCATCGTCTGCGGGACGCTGTTTGTCTTCTGGAGAGAG TTGCAGGACAACGTGATCACTCCTCGAGACACCACCATGACCTTCACTTGCTTCGTCTTCTTCGACATGTTCAACGCTCTGAGCTCACGCTCTCAG ACCCGGATGGTCCATGAGATGGGTCTCTGCAGCAACAGGACCTTCTGCTTCGCCGTGCTGGCCTCCATCATGGGACAGCTCCTCGTCATCTACTTCCCTCCTCTGCAGAGCATCTTCCAGACGGAGAGCCTCAGCATCCTCG ACCTGCTGTTCCTGGTGACCCTGACCTCCTCGGTGTGCGTCGTGTCAGAGGTCATAAAGAAGGTGGAGAGGCTGAGGGGAACAGAGAGGCGCCCCCCCTCTGACTCCTCCCTCGATGTATGA
- the atp2c1 gene encoding calcium-transporting ATPase type 2C member 1 isoform X2, whose product MFDFCSFLRRRKKDPDEMLQQELSESQPCSEDENMVPVLTSRKASELPVNEAACVLQADLQQGLTQEEVDRRRTYHGWNEFDISEEEPLWKKYILQFKDPLILLLLASAVISIIMHQFDDAISITVAIIIVVTVAFVQEYRSEKSLEELGKLVPPECHCIRDGHLEHLLARELVPGDTVCLSVGERVPADLRLFEASDLSVDESSLTGETTPSSKSTSHQPAATNGDIASRNNIAFMGTLVRCGKAKGIVIGTGEDSEFGEIFKMMQAEDAPKTPLQKSMDLLGKQLSLYSFCIIGVIMLMGWLQGKRILDMFTISVSLAVAAIPEGLPIVVTVTLALGVMRMVKKRAIVKKLPIVETLGCCNVICSDKTGTLTKNEMTVTQIFTSDGLHAEVTGVGYNGVGEVLLEGEVVHGFSCPSISKIVEVGCVCNDSVIRNHNLLGRPTEGALIALAMKMGLESVQQEYVRVEEHPFSSEQKWMALRCVHRTQQDKAGVYFLKGAYEQVIRFCSSYNSRGATLPLNHQQRELYQQQISYMGTSGLRVLAFASGPQMGNLTFLGLVGIIDPPREGVREAVGTLIGSGVAVKMITGDSQETAVSIASRLGLYSKGCRCLSGEEVDHLDLQELSAIVPRISVFYRASPRHKLKIVKSLQNLGAVVAMTGDGVNDAVALKAADIGVAMGQTGTDVCKEAADMILVDDDFQTIMSAIEEGKGIYNNIKNFVRFQLSTSIAALTLISLATLMNFPNPLNAMQILWINIIMDGPPAQSLGVEPVDRDVIRKPPRNVKDSIITRSLIVKVLVSAFIIVCGTLFVFWRELQDNVITPRDTTMTFTCFVFFDMFNALSSRSQTRMVHEMGLCSNRTFCFAVLASIMGQLLVIYFPPLQSIFQTESLSILDLLFLVTLTSSVCVVSEVIKKVERLRGTERRPPSDSSLDV is encoded by the exons atgtttgatttctgttcGTTTCTCCGCCGGAGGAAGAAGGATCCAGATGAAATGCTCCAGCAGGAG CTGTCTGAGAGCCAGCCCTGCAGTGAAGATGAGAACATGGTCCCGGTACTAACGTCCAGAAAAGCCAGTGAACTCCCGGTTAACGAAGCCGCGTGTGTCCTGCAG GCTGACCTGCAGCAGGGTTTGACCCAGGAGGAGGTGGACCGGAGGAGGACCTACCACGGCTGGAACGAGTTCGACATCAGCGAGGAGGAGCCGCTATGGAAGAAATACATCTTACAG ttcAAAGATCCTctcatcctgctgctgctggcctcGGCCGTCATCAGCATCATCATGCACCAGTTCGATGACGCCATCAGCATCACAGTG GCCATCATCATCGTGGTGACTGTCGCCTTCGTTCAG GAGTATCGCTCAGAGAAGTCTTTAGAGGAGCTCGGGAAGCTGGTTCCTCCAGAATGTCACTG CATCAGGGACGGACACCTGGAGCACCTGCTGGCGCGGGAGCTGGTTCCTGGAGACACCGTCTGCCTGTCAGTGGGGGAGCGGGTTCCTGCAGACCTCCGTCTCTTTGAG GCCAGCGACCTCTCTGTGGACGAGTCCAGTTTGACGGGGGAGACGACCCCCAGCTCCAAATCCACGTCCCACCAGCCAGCTGCCACCAACGGAGACATCGCGTCCCGCAACAACATCGCCTTCATGGGGACGCTGGTCCGCTGCGGCAAAGCCAAG GGCATCGTCATCGGAACCGGAGAGGACTCCGAGTTTGGGGAGATTTTCAAGATGATGCAAGCTGAAGAC gctCCTAAAACTCCTCTGCAGAAGAGCATGGACCTGCTGGGGAAGCAGCTATCTCTTTACTCCTTCTGCATCATAG gGGTCATCATGCTGATGGGATGGCTGCAGGGGAAGAGGATCCTGGACATGTTCACCATCAGCGTCAG TTTGGCGGTCGCTGCCATCCCAGAGGGGCTACCCATCGTGGTGACGGTGACGCTGGCGCTCGGTGTAATGCGTATGGTGAAGAAGAGGGCCATCGTCAAGAAGCTCCCCATCGTAGAAACTCTGG GCTGCTGTAATGTGATCTGTTCAGACAAAACAGGAACTCTGACCAAGAACGAGATGACGGTCACTCAGATTTTCACATCAGATGGATTACACGCCGAG GTAACGGGCGTCGGCTACAATGGAGTTGGAGAAGTTCTGCTGGAGGGAGAGGTCGTCCACGGCTTCTCCTGCCCGTCGATCAGTAAAATCGTGGAG GTCGGCTGCGTGTGCAACGACTCAGTCATCCGGAACCACAACCTGCTGGGACGTCCCACTGAGGGCGCGCTCATCGCCCTGGCCATGAAG ATGGGCCTGGAGAGCGTGCAGCAGGAGTACGTCCGTGTGGAGGAGCATCCCTTCTCCTCGGAGCAGAAGTGGATGGCTCTCCGCTGTGTTCATCGAACTCAGCAG GATAAAGCCGGAGTTTACTTCCTGAAGGGAGCGTACGAACAGGTGATCCGGTTCTGCAGCTCCTACAACAGCAGAGGAGCCACACTTCCTCTGAAccaccagcagagggagctCTACCAGCAGCAGATCAGCTACATGGGAACCTCTGGACTCAGAG TTCTGGCGTTCGCTTCGGGGCCTCAGATGGGGAACCTGACCTTCCTGGGTCTGGTGGGCATCATCGACCCCCCCAGGGAAGGGGTCAGAGAGGCCGTCGGGACGCTCATCGGCTCCGGCGTCGCCGTCAAGATGATCACCGGAGACTCTCAGGAGACGGCCGTGTCCATCG CCAGCCGGCTGGGTCTTTACTCCAAAGGATGTCGGTGTTTGTCAGGAGAAGAAGTGGACCATCTGGACCTGCAGGAGCTCTCAGCCATCGTCCCCAGA ATATCCGTGTTTTACCGAGCCAGCCCCAGACACAAGCTGAAGATCGTCAAG TCGCTCCAGAACCTCGGCGCCGTGGTGGCCATGACGGGGGACGGTGTAAACGACGCCGTGGCTCTGAAAGCAGCTGACATCGGCGTGGCGATGGGTCAGACGGGCACCGACGTCTGCAAGGAGGCGGCCGACATGATCCTGGTGGACGACGACTTCCAGACCATCAT GTCGGCCATCGAGGAAGGAAAAGGAATCTACAACAACATCAAAAACTTTGTGCGCTTCCAGCTGAGCAC GAGCATCGCGGCGCTGACGCTCATCTCCCTGGCAACGCTGATGAACTTCCCCAACCCGCTGAATGCCATGCAGATCCTGTGGATCAACATCATCATGGACGGCCCGCCGGCTCAGAG TTTGGGGGTGGAGCCTGTGGACAGAGACGTCATCAGGAAGCCTCCTCGTAACGTGAAGGACAGCATCATCACCCGCAGTCTGATCGTTAAAGTCCTGGTGTCGGCCTTCATCATCGTCTGCGGGACGCTGTTTGTCTTCTGGAGAGAG TTGCAGGACAACGTGATCACTCCTCGAGACACCACCATGACCTTCACTTGCTTCGTCTTCTTCGACATGTTCAACGCTCTGAGCTCACGCTCTCAG ACCCGGATGGTCCATGAGATGGGTCTCTGCAGCAACAGGACCTTCTGCTTCGCCGTGCTGGCCTCCATCATGGGACAGCTCCTCGTCATCTACTTCCCTCCTCTGCAGAGCATCTTCCAGACGGAGAGCCTCAGCATCCTCG ACCTGCTGTTCCTGGTGACCCTGACCTCCTCGGTGTGCGTCGTGTCAGAGGTCATAAAGAAGGTGGAGAGGCTGAGGGGAACAGAGAGGCGCCCCCCCTCTGACTCCTCCCTCGATGTATGA
- the LOC108250177 gene encoding zinc transporter ZIP1 has protein sequence MLVSGGPSSSSALLSVGGQEAVLRVDPAFVPVLDVKLGALVVLLIATLLFGFAPLCIVRGAGRCSVQPDVRRRWLSLISCFAGGVFLATCLLDLLPDYLQGISGAFSSSGIKLNFPLPEFIVAMGFFLVLVLEQIVLDFKDRSSSQQEERRALMADSRVQVNDGRGHHHHRRGSVESEGHLHADLDSQSALRAFILVFSLSLHSVFEGLAVGLLEEDEEILEICLALLIHKSIISFSLSFQLSQNRLRRSVVSGCVLLFAVMSPLGIALGVGLTETKTSPRHQLACSSLEGLATGTFIYITFMEILPHELSSTRSRIPKVAMMLLGFAVVTAVLFIKL, from the exons ATGCTGGTCTCAGGtggcccctcctcctcctcggcccTCCTCTCTGTGGGGGGGCAGGAGGCAGTTCTGCGGGTCGACCCGGCTTTTGTTCCGGTTCTGGATGTGAAACTGGGAGCGCTGGTGGTTCTGCTGATCGCCACGCTGCTGTTTGGGTTCGCTCCTCTGTGCATCGTCCGAGGGGCGGGGCGCTGCAGCGTCCAACCAG ATGTCCGGCGCCGGTGGCTCAGTTTGATCAGCTGTTTTGCTGGGGGCGTGTTCTTGGCGACCTGCCTGTTGGACCTGCTGCCTGATTACCTGCAGGGGATCAGCGGGGCCTTCAGCAGCAGCGGGATCAAG CTCAACTTCCCTCTGCCGGAGTTCATCGTGGCCATGGGTTtcttcctggttctggttctggagcaGATTGTCCTGGACTTTAAGGACCGGTCCTCCTCTCAGCAGGAGGAGCGACGCGCTCTGATGGCGGACTCCAGGGTCCAGGTAAACGACGGGAGGGGTCACCATCACCACCGTCGGGGCTCGGTGGAGTCCGAGGGTCACCTCCACGCCGACCTGGACTCTCAGTCGGCGCTGAGGGCCTTCATCCTGGTCTTCTCGCTGTCTCTGCACTCGGTGTTCGAGGGGCTGGCAGTGgggctgctggaggaggacgaggagatCCTGGAGATCTGCCTGGCGCTGCTGATCCATAAGAGCATCATCTCCTTCAGCCTGAGCTTCCAGCTGTCTCAGAACCGGCTGCGGCGCTCCGTGGTGTCCGGCTGCGTGCTGCTGTTCGCCGTCATGTCGCCGCTCGGCATCGCGCTGGGCGTCGGCCTCACCGAGACCAAGACGTCACCCCGTCACCAGCTGGCCTGCAGCTCACTGGAGGGGCTGGCCACGGGAACCTTCATCTACATCACCTTCATGGAGATCCTGCCCCACGAGCTCTCCTCCACCAGGAGCCGCATCCCCAAGGTGGCCATGATGCTGCTGGGCTTCGCGGTGGTCACCGCCGTGCTTTTCATCAAACTGTAA